A DNA window from Flammeovirga agarivorans contains the following coding sequences:
- a CDS encoding efflux RND transporter periplasmic adaptor subunit has protein sequence MNQYIKSYSSLVVMFVTGLFCGWLFFGGETSSEGHENHQHDTKEEVWTCSMHPQIRQNEPGDCPICGMELIPASSGNEGQDLAHISLSKSAVALANIQTTKVVKSEAEKELLMQGKIAVDERRTYSQASHISGRIEKSYVNYLGERVRKGQKLATIYSPQLVTAQREYFEAKKVKDSNPQLLRAAKEKLRLWKLSEDQIKKIDQSGKVMTEFDIRADISGVITKLNVVEGDHVMEGQIMYDLADLSRLWVKFDAYESDLAWLNIGDEIEFSVSSYPGQKFTTKISFIDPFIDPKTRVASVRGNVINAKNKLKPEMFVSGKVNAKLPVNDDVIVVPKSAVLWTGPRSIVYVKVEGEAEPTFEMREVTLGASLANAYVINEGVNIGESVVTQGTYTVDAAAQLKGKPSMIAPHKGDEQTQNMSAGMLHHQKFEDGVSENFKQQLQKAYRSYLLVKDAFVSSDDDKAKELITDFNNAVAEVSMKGVKGDAHMYWMMASKELKSNVQEMIKADNIDTRRRYFVDVSKELSNMVSRFGLPESEQVFLLYCPMANHDKGASWLSNTKEVLNPYYGDMMLKCGEVQQKIQ, from the coding sequence ATGAATCAATATATAAAATCATATAGTTCATTAGTAGTCATGTTTGTAACAGGACTATTTTGTGGATGGCTTTTCTTTGGAGGCGAAACATCATCTGAAGGACATGAAAACCATCAACATGATACAAAAGAAGAAGTTTGGACATGTTCAATGCATCCTCAAATTAGACAAAATGAACCTGGAGATTGCCCAATTTGTGGTATGGAATTAATTCCGGCTTCATCAGGAAATGAAGGTCAAGATTTAGCACATATTTCTTTATCAAAATCAGCGGTTGCACTGGCGAATATTCAGACGACAAAAGTAGTGAAGTCTGAGGCGGAAAAGGAATTATTGATGCAAGGGAAAATTGCTGTGGATGAAAGAAGAACCTATTCTCAAGCATCACATATCTCTGGAAGAATAGAGAAAAGTTATGTTAATTATTTAGGAGAACGAGTTCGTAAGGGACAAAAGTTAGCCACTATTTATTCTCCCCAATTGGTTACAGCTCAGCGAGAATATTTTGAAGCAAAAAAAGTCAAAGATTCAAACCCTCAATTATTAAGAGCTGCTAAAGAGAAACTTCGTCTCTGGAAATTATCTGAAGATCAAATCAAGAAAATTGATCAATCAGGAAAAGTAATGACCGAATTTGATATCAGAGCAGATATATCTGGTGTCATTACTAAGCTCAATGTGGTTGAAGGGGATCATGTGATGGAAGGACAGATTATGTATGATTTAGCAGACTTGTCTCGTTTATGGGTGAAATTTGATGCCTATGAAAGTGATTTAGCTTGGTTGAACATAGGAGACGAAATTGAGTTTTCAGTATCATCTTATCCAGGACAAAAGTTTACTACAAAGATATCATTTATTGATCCGTTTATTGATCCAAAAACAAGAGTGGCTTCAGTAAGAGGTAATGTAATCAATGCCAAAAATAAGCTGAAACCAGAGATGTTTGTTTCTGGAAAAGTAAATGCAAAACTTCCTGTAAATGATGATGTGATTGTTGTACCAAAGTCTGCTGTTTTATGGACAGGTCCTAGATCGATTGTTTATGTAAAAGTAGAAGGAGAGGCAGAACCTACTTTTGAGATGAGAGAGGTGACTTTAGGTGCGTCTTTGGCCAATGCATATGTAATTAATGAAGGGGTGAATATAGGCGAGTCTGTTGTCACTCAAGGTACCTATACTGTTGATGCTGCAGCACAATTGAAAGGTAAACCAAGTATGATTGCACCTCATAAAGGAGATGAACAAACCCAGAACATGTCAGCAGGAATGTTACATCATCAAAAATTTGAAGATGGTGTATCAGAAAACTTTAAGCAACAGCTTCAAAAAGCGTATCGAAGTTATTTGTTAGTAAAAGATGCTTTTGTGTCTAGCGATGATGATAAGGCAAAAGAATTGATCACTGATTTTAATAATGCAGTAGCTGAAGTGTCTATGAAAGGCGTAAAAGGAGATGCACATATGTATTGGATGATGGCTTCTAAGGAGTTGAAGTCGAATGTCCAAGAGATGATTAAAGCAGATAATATCGATACCCGAAGACGCTATTTTGTGGATGTATCCAAAGAATTATCTAATATGGTCAGTCGATTTGGTTTGCCGGAAAGCGAACAGGTATTCTTATTGTACTGCCCGATGGCAAATCATGATAAAGGAGCTTCTTGGCTGTCAAATACTAAAGAAGTACTGAATCCTTATTACGGAGATATGATGCTGAAATGTGGTGAAGTTCAGCAAAAGATCCAATAA
- a CDS encoding copper-transporting P-type ATPase has product MKELILDTTLGCKKCEAKVHPLLEADPRVIDWEVKDGHILRVVTEGACQKCINKIIGEAGYEVKEQLSSKEVNPEDYADKIPHDLPIIEYDVPEATAENAGKYYCPMQCEGDKLYDEMGDCPVCGMPLEKIPEPKAPVKYACPMHPEEEYDEPGDCPICGMSLEPVIPSQDESSEGHEAYDDMMKRFKLSLLFTIPVALIAMLGHIFPSVHHKMLAIMSQTSWNAIQFVLTIPMVFYTGWIFMRRAWSSIVTKNFNMWTLIGIGTSVAFLFSTIALFIPDYFPDEFKNHGAVDVYFEATCIILLLVMLGQLMELNAHQRTNSALKALLKWAPQTATVIRNNKDMLVAVEHIVKGDQLKVKPGEKVAVDGVVIEGYGTMDASMITGEPIPFDVKANDKVSSGMINTNGNFIMKAEKVGKETLLSKVIEMVNDAGRSRAPIQKVADQIAKYFVPIVVSVSIITYLLWFFLYTGENAAVYALVNAVAVLLIACPCALGLATPMSIMVGTGKGAEHGILVKNAEALQGLSDINVLMIDKTGTLTQGKPEVQEVTSFSTWSDEQVLAYAAALDQNSDHPLAKATVAYAKNKNVGLPQVSDYKYIIGKGAEAIFDGKKVRIGNQTSINEGDLSEEQKSLISTEQQKGATVIYVVYDNSLKGIITLEDKIKPNARKAISDLEDHGIEVIMLTGDNQKTAAYVAKEVGIKHFKSDCLPEDKLNAVKEYQEKGLKVAMAGDGINDAPSLTLADIGIAMGDGTDIAIQSAEITLLKGDISNLVKTFKLGRKVMRNIKENLLFAFLYNVLGVPVAAGVLFPFFGILLSPMLATLAMSFSSVSVITNALRLRKITL; this is encoded by the coding sequence ATGAAAGAATTAATATTAGATACAACATTAGGTTGTAAAAAGTGTGAAGCTAAAGTGCATCCGCTTTTAGAAGCCGATCCCCGAGTAATAGATTGGGAAGTTAAAGATGGACATATATTGAGAGTCGTTACAGAAGGCGCTTGTCAAAAATGTATAAATAAAATTATTGGTGAAGCTGGGTATGAGGTCAAGGAACAATTATCATCAAAAGAGGTTAACCCTGAAGATTATGCTGATAAAATACCTCACGATTTGCCAATAATAGAATATGATGTTCCTGAGGCTACCGCTGAAAATGCTGGGAAGTATTATTGTCCAATGCAATGTGAGGGTGATAAGTTATATGATGAAATGGGAGACTGCCCAGTATGTGGAATGCCTTTGGAAAAAATTCCAGAACCCAAAGCTCCTGTGAAATATGCTTGCCCAATGCATCCAGAGGAAGAATATGACGAACCTGGGGATTGTCCGATTTGCGGCATGTCCTTAGAGCCAGTTATCCCATCCCAAGATGAGAGTTCAGAAGGTCATGAAGCGTATGATGATATGATGAAAAGGTTCAAGTTGAGTTTACTTTTCACAATACCTGTAGCATTGATCGCAATGTTGGGACATATTTTTCCATCCGTACATCATAAGATGTTAGCAATTATGTCTCAAACATCTTGGAATGCAATACAGTTCGTCCTTACAATACCTATGGTATTCTACACAGGCTGGATTTTTATGAGAAGGGCTTGGTCATCGATTGTTACTAAGAATTTTAATATGTGGACTTTAATCGGAATAGGTACGTCTGTCGCTTTCCTTTTCAGTACTATAGCATTATTTATACCTGATTATTTCCCCGATGAATTTAAAAATCATGGAGCCGTAGATGTATATTTCGAGGCAACTTGTATTATTCTGTTATTAGTTATGTTAGGTCAATTGATGGAGCTAAACGCACATCAAAGAACTAATTCAGCATTAAAAGCATTATTAAAGTGGGCTCCACAAACAGCTACAGTGATTAGAAATAATAAGGATATGCTTGTTGCTGTTGAACATATTGTCAAAGGAGATCAACTAAAGGTAAAACCCGGTGAAAAGGTAGCTGTAGATGGTGTTGTTATCGAAGGATATGGCACTATGGATGCATCTATGATCACAGGCGAACCTATTCCTTTTGATGTAAAAGCAAATGATAAAGTAAGCAGTGGTATGATTAATACGAACGGTAACTTTATCATGAAAGCAGAAAAAGTAGGTAAGGAAACTCTTTTATCTAAAGTGATTGAGATGGTCAATGATGCCGGGCGTTCAAGAGCTCCTATTCAAAAGGTTGCTGATCAGATTGCAAAGTATTTTGTACCAATTGTAGTCAGTGTATCAATTATTACCTACTTGTTATGGTTCTTTTTATATACAGGTGAGAATGCCGCAGTTTATGCTTTAGTGAATGCAGTAGCAGTTCTTCTCATCGCTTGTCCATGTGCCTTAGGGTTGGCTACACCTATGTCAATAATGGTAGGTACAGGGAAAGGAGCTGAACATGGGATCTTGGTGAAAAATGCAGAAGCATTACAAGGTTTAAGTGATATTAATGTTTTGATGATCGATAAAACAGGGACCCTAACACAAGGCAAGCCTGAAGTTCAGGAAGTTACCTCGTTTTCAACTTGGTCAGATGAACAAGTGTTGGCTTATGCAGCCGCTTTAGATCAAAACAGTGATCACCCATTAGCAAAAGCTACTGTTGCCTATGCAAAAAATAAAAATGTAGGCTTACCTCAAGTATCAGATTACAAATATATCATTGGTAAAGGTGCTGAGGCCATATTTGATGGAAAGAAAGTTCGTATTGGAAATCAAACCAGTATCAATGAAGGTGATCTTTCTGAAGAACAAAAAAGTCTTATTTCTACTGAACAACAAAAAGGGGCAACTGTTATCTATGTAGTTTATGATAATTCTCTTAAGGGTATTATAACACTTGAAGATAAAATTAAACCAAACGCTAGAAAAGCCATTTCGGATTTAGAAGATCATGGTATTGAAGTGATTATGTTGACAGGAGATAATCAGAAAACAGCTGCATACGTTGCCAAAGAAGTGGGGATTAAACATTTCAAATCTGATTGTTTGCCAGAAGACAAATTAAATGCAGTAAAAGAATATCAAGAAAAGGGATTAAAAGTAGCCATGGCTGGTGATGGTATAAATGATGCCCCCTCTTTAACCCTTGCAGACATAGGTATAGCGATGGGAGATGGAACAGATATCGCCATACAAAGTGCGGAAATAACATTGCTCAAAGGTGATATTTCGAACTTAGTCAAAACCTTTAAATTAGGAAGAAAAGTGATGAGGAATATTAAAGAAAACTTACTCTTCGCTTTCTTATATAATGTATTAGGAGTTCCAGTTGCAGCAGGTGTATTATTCCCATTCTTTGGGATACTATTATCACCCATGTTAGCCACTTTAGCAATGAGCTTTAGTTCTGTTTCCGTTATCACTAATGCACTGAGATTGAGGAAAATAACCCTTTAG